Proteins from a genomic interval of Kribbella aluminosa:
- a CDS encoding NAD(P)/FAD-dependent oxidoreductase: protein MKHRIVVLGAGYSGAIAAGRLAARLYRDEVTITLVNAEPDFVERIRMHELSTGRDLKHRSYADLFAGTGVDLKLAKVTAVDVERKTVALESEDLEYDTLVYALGSGWNSQGVPGAAEHTYQIASRPGALRLRERLTSLPAGQPVTVVGGGLTGVEFVTELAESRPDLDVALVVRGGLGDWLSPKGRRHLRTVVDRLGITVHENARVTEVATDHVAVGGSRIPSAVTVWTAGFAVHPIVQATALEVSDTGRIVVDRTMRSVSHPDVYAIGDAAYAMGSKNKPLRMSCASGQPMAWQAADSIAARLTGGRLPHAPLAYFNQCISLGRKDGLIQYVTTDDRAVNAALTGRVAAVYKESICKGAAWSVANPTLGLPVRRRHVVRAAVPSREWTS, encoded by the coding sequence ATGAAGCACCGCATCGTCGTCCTCGGCGCCGGGTACTCCGGAGCCATCGCAGCCGGCCGCCTCGCCGCCCGGTTGTACCGCGACGAGGTCACCATCACCCTGGTCAACGCCGAACCCGACTTCGTCGAGCGGATCCGGATGCACGAGCTATCCACCGGCCGCGACCTGAAGCACCGGTCGTACGCCGACCTGTTCGCCGGCACCGGCGTCGACCTGAAGCTCGCGAAGGTCACCGCGGTGGACGTCGAACGCAAGACGGTCGCGCTGGAGTCGGAAGACCTGGAGTACGACACGCTCGTCTACGCGCTCGGCAGCGGCTGGAACTCGCAGGGCGTGCCGGGCGCGGCCGAGCACACGTACCAGATCGCCAGCCGCCCGGGTGCGCTCCGGCTGCGCGAGCGCCTGACTTCGTTGCCGGCCGGCCAACCGGTGACCGTCGTCGGCGGCGGCCTCACGGGTGTGGAGTTCGTGACCGAGCTTGCTGAGTCGCGACCGGATCTCGACGTCGCGCTGGTCGTCCGCGGCGGACTCGGGGACTGGCTGTCACCCAAGGGCCGGCGGCACCTCCGGACGGTCGTCGACCGGCTCGGTATCACCGTCCACGAGAACGCCCGGGTCACCGAGGTCGCCACCGATCACGTAGCGGTCGGCGGTTCGCGGATCCCGAGCGCGGTCACGGTGTGGACGGCCGGATTCGCAGTACACCCGATCGTGCAGGCGACCGCGCTGGAGGTGTCGGACACCGGTCGGATCGTGGTCGACCGCACCATGCGGTCCGTCTCGCACCCGGACGTCTACGCGATCGGCGACGCGGCGTACGCGATGGGCTCGAAGAACAAGCCGTTGCGGATGTCGTGCGCCTCGGGCCAGCCGATGGCGTGGCAGGCCGCCGACTCGATCGCGGCCCGGCTGACCGGTGGCCGGCTCCCGCACGCGCCGCTGGCGTACTTCAACCAGTGCATCTCGCTGGGCCGCAAGGACGGGCTGATCCAGTACGTGACCACCGACGACCGCGCCGTCAACGCGGCGCTCACCGGACGCGTGGCCGCGGTCTACAAGGAGTCGATCTGCAAGGGCGCCGCCTGGAGTGTCGCGAACCCGACGCTCGGCCTGCCGGTCCGGCGCCGGCACGTCGTCCGCGCGGCGGTCCCGTCGCGCGAATGGACTAGCTGA
- a CDS encoding cell division protein CrgA, whose protein sequence is MPESSSRNKKKTEKVKAEKTPKKPRTQSRVWVAPLMVACWLLGLIWLVVFYVAGQNIPVMKDLGNWNLLIGMGLIAVGFVVSTQWV, encoded by the coding sequence GTGCCCGAGTCGAGCAGTCGCAACAAGAAGAAGACCGAGAAGGTCAAGGCGGAGAAGACGCCGAAGAAGCCACGTACCCAGTCACGCGTCTGGGTGGCGCCGCTGATGGTCGCGTGCTGGCTGCTCGGTCTCATCTGGCTGGTCGTCTTCTACGTTGCCGGCCAGAACATCCCGGTGATGAAGGACCTCGGTAACTGGAACCTGCTGATCGGCATGGGCCTGATCGCGGTCGGTTTCGTCGTCTCCACCCAGTGGGTCTGA
- a CDS encoding EXLDI protein, with amino-acid sequence MPNKTIYVSDDDLPLYKRAQELAGNLSSAISIALRKYVEMEEGRLEGYDEITVRVGRGTGRKQRFSGVLLAEGGRSSSTGYEAFQVYRSRTGKFVLHADRRNQFKQGADDERYLTGWRSWVGNWSSDQSWSMAQGEASLYVVDTIDQLRELIPEDLYELVEEAADQPAVEDLDI; translated from the coding sequence ATGCCCAACAAGACGATCTATGTGTCCGACGACGACCTGCCGCTCTACAAGCGGGCGCAGGAGCTCGCCGGCAACCTGTCCTCGGCGATCTCGATCGCCCTGCGCAAGTACGTCGAGATGGAGGAAGGCCGGCTCGAGGGGTACGACGAGATCACCGTGCGGGTCGGCCGGGGCACCGGCCGCAAGCAACGGTTCTCCGGCGTACTGCTCGCCGAAGGCGGCCGCTCGAGCAGCACCGGCTACGAGGCCTTCCAGGTCTACCGCAGCCGCACCGGCAAGTTCGTCCTGCACGCCGACCGCCGCAACCAGTTCAAGCAGGGCGCCGACGACGAGCGCTACCTGACCGGCTGGCGCTCCTGGGTCGGCAACTGGAGCTCCGACCAGTCGTGGAGCATGGCGCAGGGCGAGGCCAGCCTGTACGTCGTGGACACGATCGACCAGCTCCGCGAGCTGATCCCGGAAGACCTCTACGAACTCGTCGAGGAGGCCGCCGACCAACCGGCGGTCGAGGACCTCGACATCTAA
- a CDS encoding ATP-binding cassette domain-containing protein produces the protein MSPAIDVRGLRKSYGDKLVLDGIDLNVAEGTIFSLLGPNGAGKTTVVRILSTLAAADAGEIRVAGRDLAQDPEAVRAAIGVTGQFSAVDGLMTGRENLILMADLYHLGKQEARQRADELLEQFDLVDAGKKLAMTYSGGMKRRLDLAMTLVGRPRIIFLDEPTTGLDPRSRHSMWTMIRDLVAGGTTVLLTTQYLDEADELADRIAVLDHGRLVAQGTAEELKRLAPGGHIRLRFTSPEAFTLAGQVLPTAVPNHEALVLQVPNDGSVHALRDLLARIDDASLEVDELTVHTPDLDDVFFAVTGQPTEKVTAQ, from the coding sequence ATGTCACCAGCAATCGACGTCCGCGGACTGCGCAAGTCCTACGGCGACAAACTCGTCCTCGACGGCATCGACCTGAACGTTGCCGAAGGCACCATCTTTTCCCTGCTCGGCCCGAACGGCGCCGGCAAGACCACCGTGGTCCGGATCCTGTCCACCTTGGCCGCCGCCGACGCCGGCGAGATCCGGGTGGCCGGCCGCGACCTGGCGCAGGACCCGGAGGCGGTCCGCGCCGCGATCGGCGTCACCGGCCAGTTCTCCGCGGTCGACGGCCTGATGACCGGCCGGGAGAACCTGATCCTGATGGCCGACCTGTACCACCTGGGCAAGCAGGAGGCCCGGCAGCGGGCGGACGAACTGCTGGAGCAGTTCGACCTGGTCGACGCCGGCAAGAAGCTGGCGATGACGTACTCCGGCGGCATGAAGCGCCGGCTCGACCTGGCGATGACGCTGGTCGGCCGCCCACGGATCATCTTCCTGGACGAGCCGACGACCGGTCTCGATCCGCGTAGCCGGCACAGCATGTGGACGATGATCCGCGACCTGGTCGCCGGCGGCACCACGGTCCTGCTCACCACGCAGTACCTGGACGAGGCCGACGAGCTGGCCGACCGGATCGCCGTCCTCGACCACGGGCGGCTCGTCGCCCAGGGTACGGCGGAAGAGCTCAAGCGGCTCGCACCCGGCGGGCACATCCGGCTGCGGTTCACGTCCCCCGAGGCGTTCACGCTCGCGGGCCAGGTGCTGCCGACCGCCGTACCGAACCACGAAGCCCTGGTCCTGCAGGTGCCGAACGACGGCAGCGTGCACGCGCTGCGCGACCTGCTGGCCCGGATCGACGACGCCTCGCTCGAGGTCGACGAACTGACTGTCCACACCCCTGATCTGGACGACGTGTTCTTCGCCGTCACCGGTCAGCCCACCGAGAAGGTCACAGCACAATGA
- a CDS encoding pyridoxamine 5'-phosphate oxidase family protein: MTRLQPTARTSLRRSKERAATDRQALYDVLLDGMFCHLGVVVDGDPLVLPTAYGVDLERGPDGTLYLHGSVAARSMVAAPRQTVCATVTHADGLVLARSAFHHSVNYRSAVIFGVPRLVTDPDEKLHGLNRIVDHLVPGRSLGSRPPNRKELAKTSVLALSLTEASVKTRSGGANDDEEDLDLPYWTGVIPLHVVAGEPENNPDCDLLVPAHVRTRANLLGAPS; the protein is encoded by the coding sequence ATGACCAGACTGCAGCCGACCGCCCGGACCTCCCTTCGCCGCTCGAAGGAACGCGCCGCCACGGATCGCCAGGCGCTGTACGACGTACTCCTCGACGGCATGTTCTGCCATCTGGGCGTCGTGGTCGACGGCGATCCGCTCGTACTGCCGACGGCGTACGGCGTGGACCTGGAGCGCGGGCCGGACGGGACGCTGTACCTGCACGGCTCGGTCGCCGCTCGCAGCATGGTCGCCGCCCCGCGGCAGACCGTCTGCGCCACGGTCACGCACGCCGACGGGCTGGTGCTGGCGCGGTCGGCGTTCCACCACTCGGTGAACTACCGGTCCGCGGTGATCTTCGGCGTACCGCGGCTGGTCACCGACCCGGACGAGAAGCTGCACGGCCTGAACCGGATCGTCGACCACCTGGTCCCGGGCCGCTCGCTCGGGTCCCGGCCGCCGAACCGGAAGGAGCTGGCGAAGACGTCCGTCCTCGCTCTCTCGCTGACCGAGGCCTCGGTGAAGACCCGGTCCGGCGGCGCCAACGACGACGAGGAGGACCTCGACCTGCCGTACTGGACAGGTGTCATCCCGCTGCACGTCGTCGCCGGCGAACCGGAGAACAACCCCGACTGCGACCTGCTGGTACCCGCCCACGTCCGCACCCGCGCGAACCTGCTCGGCGCACCGAGTTAA
- a CDS encoding ABC transporter permease: MSYPIQDTATMLRRTLRHAQRYPGLSLGALGMPVIMILLFGLVFGDTFANGLGGGGGRGQYINFLTPGILLMSIASGTMSPAVAVCTDMTEGIVARFRTMAIFRPAVLTGHVLGNVLVTIVSLALVVGFAILIGFRPNASVGDWLLAILLLIGLTIGLTWFAIALGLTSKTPEGASNVVLPISLLLPFLSNTFIPLDAMPSAIRWFARYQPFTPIIDTLRHLLLGTPMESGNGWLAGAWCVVIAIVGYFWAQKNYNKGTVA, from the coding sequence ATGAGCTACCCGATCCAAGACACCGCGACGATGCTCCGCCGCACCCTGCGGCACGCCCAGCGGTACCCGGGCCTGTCCCTCGGCGCCCTCGGGATGCCGGTCATCATGATCCTGCTGTTCGGCCTGGTCTTCGGCGACACGTTCGCGAACGGCCTCGGTGGCGGCGGCGGGCGCGGGCAGTACATCAACTTCCTCACCCCAGGCATTCTGCTGATGTCGATCGCGTCCGGGACGATGTCGCCCGCGGTCGCGGTCTGCACGGACATGACCGAGGGCATCGTCGCCCGGTTCCGGACGATGGCGATCTTCCGGCCCGCGGTCCTCACCGGGCATGTGCTCGGCAACGTGCTGGTGACGATCGTCAGCCTGGCGCTCGTGGTCGGGTTCGCGATCCTGATCGGGTTCCGCCCGAACGCGTCGGTCGGCGACTGGCTGCTGGCGATTCTGCTGCTGATCGGGCTGACCATCGGGCTGACCTGGTTCGCGATCGCGCTCGGGCTGACCAGCAAGACGCCGGAAGGCGCGAGCAACGTCGTCCTGCCGATCAGCCTGTTGCTGCCGTTCCTGAGCAACACGTTCATCCCGCTGGACGCGATGCCGAGCGCCATCCGCTGGTTCGCGCGGTACCAGCCGTTCACGCCGATCATCGACACCCTGCGGCACCTGCTGCTGGGGACGCCGATGGAGAGCGGCAACGGCTGGCTCGCCGGAGCGTGGTGCGTGGTGATCGCGATCGTCGGCTACTTCTGGGCGCAGAAGAACTACAACAAGGGGACAGTGGCTTAA
- a CDS encoding DUF881 domain-containing protein, with the protein MRRLRRISLWRAVAPVALMCAGLLFATSATNARGTDLRPSRNTTLAGLVEEQSRRSASLVKQHAALTHDIEALQAQQGSIDPKLAKQFEDLSEQVGTRPVTGPGLSVTLRDAPPEVVKDNPDVDENWLVIHQQDIQAVVNALWAGGAEAMTIQNQRVISTTGVKCVGNSVVLHGVPYLPPYTISAIGDRRKLQKALDDSQYIQNLHDYVVKFQLGYDVKNDSSLQMPAYEGTLDLQTATVPGFPRTPSVSPTVTGR; encoded by the coding sequence GTGCGTAGGTTGAGGCGGATTTCACTGTGGCGCGCGGTCGCGCCGGTGGCGCTGATGTGTGCCGGTCTGCTGTTCGCGACGAGTGCCACCAACGCCCGGGGCACCGACCTGCGGCCCAGCCGTAACACTACGCTCGCGGGCCTGGTGGAGGAACAGAGTCGCCGCAGCGCCAGCCTGGTCAAGCAGCACGCGGCCCTGACCCACGACATCGAGGCGTTGCAGGCGCAGCAGGGCTCGATCGACCCGAAGCTCGCCAAGCAGTTCGAGGACCTGTCCGAGCAGGTCGGCACCCGGCCGGTCACCGGCCCCGGTCTGAGCGTGACGCTCCGGGACGCGCCGCCCGAGGTGGTCAAGGACAACCCGGACGTCGACGAGAACTGGCTGGTCATCCACCAGCAGGACATCCAGGCCGTGGTGAACGCGCTCTGGGCCGGCGGCGCCGAGGCGATGACGATCCAGAACCAGCGGGTCATCTCCACCACCGGGGTGAAGTGCGTCGGCAACTCGGTCGTCCTGCACGGCGTCCCGTACCTCCCGCCGTACACGATCTCCGCGATCGGCGACCGGCGGAAGTTGCAGAAGGCTCTCGACGACTCGCAGTACATCCAGAACCTGCACGACTACGTGGTGAAGTTCCAGCTCGGGTACGACGTGAAGAACGACTCGTCGCTGCAGATGCCGGCGTACGAAGGCACCCTGGACCTGCAGACGGCGACCGTGCCCGGGTTCCCGCGCACTCCTTCGGTCAGCCCCACCGTCACCGGGCGGTAG
- a CDS encoding aminodeoxychorismate/anthranilate synthase component II, giving the protein MPRILVVDNYDSFVYNLVQYLQQLRADTTVLRNDEVNPEQAAEFDGVLLSPGPGTPEEAGACVDIVQQKGGEVPIFGVCLGLQAIGVAYGGVVGRADELLHGKTSQVFHQGAGVLSGLPSPFTATRYHSLAIAEDSVPDVLEVTARTGAGVIMAARHRDLPVEGVQFHPESVLTEGGHRMLANWLTTCGDPDAVANSAGLAPVVS; this is encoded by the coding sequence ATGCCGCGGATCCTCGTCGTCGACAACTACGACTCGTTCGTTTACAACCTGGTGCAGTACCTGCAGCAACTGCGGGCCGACACCACGGTGCTGCGGAACGACGAGGTGAATCCTGAGCAGGCCGCCGAGTTCGACGGTGTGCTGCTGTCCCCCGGCCCTGGTACGCCGGAAGAGGCTGGTGCCTGCGTCGACATCGTCCAGCAGAAGGGCGGCGAGGTCCCGATCTTCGGGGTCTGCCTCGGTCTCCAGGCGATCGGCGTCGCGTACGGCGGGGTCGTCGGGCGCGCGGACGAGCTGCTGCACGGGAAGACCAGCCAGGTGTTCCACCAGGGCGCCGGCGTACTGTCCGGGCTCCCGTCGCCGTTCACCGCCACCCGGTACCACTCGCTGGCGATCGCCGAGGACAGCGTGCCGGACGTGCTCGAGGTGACCGCGCGCACGGGGGCCGGCGTGATCATGGCGGCCCGGCACCGCGACCTGCCGGTCGAGGGCGTGCAGTTCCACCCCGAGTCCGTGCTCACCGAGGGCGGCCACCGGATGCTCGCGAACTGGCTGACGACCTGCGGCGACCCGGACGCGGTCGCCAACTCCGCCGGCCTCGCCCCCGTGGTCAGCTGA